One region of Desulfobacterales bacterium genomic DNA includes:
- a CDS encoding hemolysin family protein yields MISSQIILLAILLVLSAFFSSSETAFFSISKTKARHIAKQEGRAYALIKKMKDEPHRLLSTVLIGNNVVNIAASALATSLTMEVFPRYAVGMATGIMTLLILVFGEVFPKSIATRNNILIARMAIFPIYWLSILFYPIIRFLNFIPMLTGKIKKTPAFTEEELMTFVEVVEEEGEIKVEEKDLIHKIFDFDDTNASEIMTPRGDMFIIDVNDKFRINEIIQSGFTRIPIIDDEIDNVIGILNIKDLLRHMTAENLNFDQIDIRSIMFKPYFIPENKKLDKLLQQFQKRKNHIAIVVDEHGGIAGLVTLEDVLEELVGEIVDETDREESHIIKTKNQDWIVLGKSDIEEVNERIHMDIPESNEYDTFSGYILDRIGRIPEENEVIPIGNHLVTILEKDGNRIKKYAIKHKDSKPQDTPDTNKIKPKSLQKV; encoded by the coding sequence ATGATATCGAGTCAAATCATTTTATTAGCCATCCTTCTTGTTCTTTCAGCCTTTTTTTCTTCCTCGGAAACGGCCTTTTTCTCGATCAGTAAAACCAAAGCAAGACATATTGCCAAGCAGGAAGGCAGAGCCTATGCACTCATCAAAAAAATGAAAGACGAGCCCCACAGGCTGCTGTCAACCGTCCTGATCGGAAATAATGTTGTCAATATTGCCGCATCTGCCCTGGCCACATCCCTGACCATGGAAGTTTTTCCTCGTTACGCGGTCGGGATGGCAACCGGCATCATGACATTATTGATACTGGTGTTTGGTGAGGTGTTTCCCAAATCCATCGCCACCCGGAACAATATCCTGATCGCCCGGATGGCGATTTTCCCCATTTACTGGCTGTCTATCCTGTTTTATCCGATCATCCGATTTTTGAATTTCATCCCCATGCTTACCGGTAAAATCAAAAAAACACCCGCCTTCACCGAAGAAGAGCTGATGACATTTGTCGAGGTGGTGGAAGAAGAGGGTGAAATCAAGGTGGAAGAAAAAGACCTGATCCATAAGATTTTCGATTTTGACGACACCAACGCGTCCGAAATTATGACTCCCAGAGGGGATATGTTCATAATAGACGTAAATGACAAGTTCCGAATCAATGAAATCATCCAGTCCGGTTTTACCCGAATTCCAATCATCGACGACGAAATCGACAATGTGATCGGCATTCTGAATATCAAGGATCTCTTGAGGCATATGACGGCTGAAAATCTGAATTTTGACCAGATCGACATCCGCTCGATCATGTTCAAGCCCTATTTCATTCCGGAAAACAAAAAACTCGACAAACTGCTTCAGCAGTTTCAGAAACGAAAAAATCATATTGCCATTGTCGTGGATGAACACGGCGGAATCGCAGGCCTGGTCACGCTGGAAGATGTTTTAGAAGAGCTGGTGGGAGAAATCGTTGACGAAACCGACCGGGAGGAGTCTCATATTATCAAGACCAAGAATCAGGATTGGATTGTTCTGGGAAAATCAGATATCGAAGAAGTCAATGAGCGGATTCATATGGATATCCCGGAGTCGAACGAATACGACACCTTTTCCGGTTATATCCTTGATCGGATCGGACGCATACCCGAAGAAAATGAAGTGATTCCTATCGGAAACCATCTCGTTACCATCCTGGAAAAAGACGGTAACAGAATCAAAAAATACGCCATCAAGCACAAAGACTCAAAACCGCAGGATACGCCTGACACGAATAAAATAAAACCGAAAAGTCTACAAAAAGTCTGA